The following are from one region of the Dreissena polymorpha isolate Duluth1 chromosome 2, UMN_Dpol_1.0, whole genome shotgun sequence genome:
- the LOC127867978 gene encoding forkhead box protein J1-A-like isoform X2: protein MLKVQPHISTSRYQQAFSVHQRQVPVRMPVLTRDHLALRLRQNWMAKYPLDTCSNGGTNLDDSLTSLNWLQNLNILKITTPTPPSSPGPAFNDYKNFKVNPNSILNVACGPPQTKMYEMRFMTPDTPPMTPTTFGSDSIDYKTNPYVKPPYSYATLICMAMKETKKSKITLSAIYNWITDNFMYYRLADPSWQNSIRHNLSLNKCFQKVPRRKDEPGKGGFWRINPEYSDLIENGVFKKRRNSRDGQTTPSSSSPTNVPFNLKRVKDEFSLKRVKDEPLDDSYEGGGCSQPSKMRKLDTGSSAMQFGANEDDGHLKGDFNWTSILNQDIEIGGIKIKTEDLIDTNDDAASQILAMSPSSSDSNSVSDFGLDDLLGDTEYISSSESPLDFTTSDSLNLQVVGTGIRAPDWWADSFNGGERGLLQNIENIEARSGLNTPVAPSPVHESDSIGHPWFDRSDMGLDANFDVEDLFDIENIPSPHV from the exons ATGCTTAAAGTTCAGCCCCACATCAGTACTTCAAGGTACCAGCAGGCCTTTTCAGTGCATCAGCGCCAAGTCCCAGTCAGAATGCCAGTGTTGACGCGAGACCACCTGGCGCTGCGCCTGCGCCAGAACTGGATGGCAAAATACCCGCTAGACACATGCAGCAATGGTGGAACCAACCTTGATGACAGCCTCACAAGTTTAAACTGGCTCCAGAATCTGAACATCCTGAAAATCACCACACCAACACCCCCGTCGAGTCCTGGGCCAGCTTTTAATGACTACAAAAACTTTAAAGTGAATCCGAATTCAATTTTGAATGTAGCCTGTGGTCCCCCGCAGACAAAAATGTACGAAATGAGATTTATGACACCTGATACTCCCCCCATGACCCCAACAACGTTTGGCAGTGACTCAATAGACTATAAGACAAATCCGTATGTGAAACCGCCATATTCGTACGCCACTTTGATCTGCATGGCAATGAAGGAAACCAAGAAGAGTAAGATCACCCTGTCAGCCATTTACAACTGGATCACAGACAATTTTATGTACTACAGATTAGCTGACCCAAGTTGGCAG AATTCCATCAGACACAATCTGTCCCTAAACAAGTGTTTCCAAAAGGTCCCTCGGAGAAAGGACGAGCCAGGGAAGGGTGGATTCTGGAGAATAAACCCAGAATATAGTGACTTAATAGAAAATGGTGTCTTCAAAAAACGTAGAAATAGTCGGGATGGTCAGACAACACCATCATCAAGTTCACCCACAAATGTTCCATTTAATCTAAAGCGTGTTAAAGACGAATTCAGTCTTAAGCGTGTTAAAGACGAACCATTAGACGACAGTTATGAGGGCGGTGGCTGTAGCCAACCCTCCAAAATGCGTAAATTGGACACTGGCAGCAGTGCGATGCAGTTTGGTGCTAACGAGGATGATGGTCATTTGAAAGGGGATTTCAACTGGACCTCAATTTTAAATCAAGACATTGAAATCGGTGGCATAAAAATTAAAACTGAAGACTTAATAGACACTAATGACGATGCAGCTAGTCAAATTTTGGCCATGAGTCCATCATCATCGGACTCGAACTCAGTCAGTGACTTTGGACTTGATGATCTATTGGGTGACACTGAGTATATCTCATCCTCAGAATCTCCCTTGGACTTCACCACGAGTGATTCTCTCAATCTTCAGGTGGTGGGCACAGGAATTAGGGCTCCCGATTGGTGGGCGGACAGTTTCAATGGCGGCGAGCGTGGACTTCTTCAGAACATTGAGAACATTGAAGCCCGAAGTGGGTTGAACACGCCTGTAGCGCCTTCGCCCGTACATGAGTCCGATTCTATTGGACACCCATGGTTTGATCGGTCAGACATGGGTTTGGACGCTAATTTTGATGTGGAAGACTTGTTTGATATTGAGAATATTCCAAGCCCCCATGTATGA
- the LOC127867978 gene encoding forkhead box protein J1-A-like isoform X1: protein MSQRYQISMLKVQPHISTSRYQQAFSVHQRQVPVRMPVLTRDHLALRLRQNWMAKYPLDTCSNGGTNLDDSLTSLNWLQNLNILKITTPTPPSSPGPAFNDYKNFKVNPNSILNVACGPPQTKMYEMRFMTPDTPPMTPTTFGSDSIDYKTNPYVKPPYSYATLICMAMKETKKSKITLSAIYNWITDNFMYYRLADPSWQNSIRHNLSLNKCFQKVPRRKDEPGKGGFWRINPEYSDLIENGVFKKRRNSRDGQTTPSSSSPTNVPFNLKRVKDEFSLKRVKDEPLDDSYEGGGCSQPSKMRKLDTGSSAMQFGANEDDGHLKGDFNWTSILNQDIEIGGIKIKTEDLIDTNDDAASQILAMSPSSSDSNSVSDFGLDDLLGDTEYISSSESPLDFTTSDSLNLQVVGTGIRAPDWWADSFNGGERGLLQNIENIEARSGLNTPVAPSPVHESDSIGHPWFDRSDMGLDANFDVEDLFDIENIPSPHV from the exons ATGTCACAACGTTATCAAAT aTCAATGCTTAAAGTTCAGCCCCACATCAGTACTTCAAGGTACCAGCAGGCCTTTTCAGTGCATCAGCGCCAAGTCCCAGTCAGAATGCCAGTGTTGACGCGAGACCACCTGGCGCTGCGCCTGCGCCAGAACTGGATGGCAAAATACCCGCTAGACACATGCAGCAATGGTGGAACCAACCTTGATGACAGCCTCACAAGTTTAAACTGGCTCCAGAATCTGAACATCCTGAAAATCACCACACCAACACCCCCGTCGAGTCCTGGGCCAGCTTTTAATGACTACAAAAACTTTAAAGTGAATCCGAATTCAATTTTGAATGTAGCCTGTGGTCCCCCGCAGACAAAAATGTACGAAATGAGATTTATGACACCTGATACTCCCCCCATGACCCCAACAACGTTTGGCAGTGACTCAATAGACTATAAGACAAATCCGTATGTGAAACCGCCATATTCGTACGCCACTTTGATCTGCATGGCAATGAAGGAAACCAAGAAGAGTAAGATCACCCTGTCAGCCATTTACAACTGGATCACAGACAATTTTATGTACTACAGATTAGCTGACCCAAGTTGGCAG AATTCCATCAGACACAATCTGTCCCTAAACAAGTGTTTCCAAAAGGTCCCTCGGAGAAAGGACGAGCCAGGGAAGGGTGGATTCTGGAGAATAAACCCAGAATATAGTGACTTAATAGAAAATGGTGTCTTCAAAAAACGTAGAAATAGTCGGGATGGTCAGACAACACCATCATCAAGTTCACCCACAAATGTTCCATTTAATCTAAAGCGTGTTAAAGACGAATTCAGTCTTAAGCGTGTTAAAGACGAACCATTAGACGACAGTTATGAGGGCGGTGGCTGTAGCCAACCCTCCAAAATGCGTAAATTGGACACTGGCAGCAGTGCGATGCAGTTTGGTGCTAACGAGGATGATGGTCATTTGAAAGGGGATTTCAACTGGACCTCAATTTTAAATCAAGACATTGAAATCGGTGGCATAAAAATTAAAACTGAAGACTTAATAGACACTAATGACGATGCAGCTAGTCAAATTTTGGCCATGAGTCCATCATCATCGGACTCGAACTCAGTCAGTGACTTTGGACTTGATGATCTATTGGGTGACACTGAGTATATCTCATCCTCAGAATCTCCCTTGGACTTCACCACGAGTGATTCTCTCAATCTTCAGGTGGTGGGCACAGGAATTAGGGCTCCCGATTGGTGGGCGGACAGTTTCAATGGCGGCGAGCGTGGACTTCTTCAGAACATTGAGAACATTGAAGCCCGAAGTGGGTTGAACACGCCTGTAGCGCCTTCGCCCGTACATGAGTCCGATTCTATTGGACACCCATGGTTTGATCGGTCAGACATGGGTTTGGACGCTAATTTTGATGTGGAAGACTTGTTTGATATTGAGAATATTCCAAGCCCCCATGTATGA